The proteins below are encoded in one region of Paeniglutamicibacter cryotolerans:
- a CDS encoding amidase, whose translation MTQQTRESTAAEMAAGYAAGLDPRDVAEGVLSRIAEREPVLNAFYLHDPEQVRTDAAASAARWAAGTQLSAFDGVPVTVKENIPRAGHPVPAGTAIANPPLAASNAPITDRLLEAGLLILGSTTMPDWGMLSSGVSSLHGISRNAWDPSLTTGGSSAGAGAAAAAGYGPLHVGTDIGGSIRLPGTWAGLATLKPSAGLVPLHAPYMGRAAGPLTRTVADAQALMSVIARPDARDYSARPYPAMDWEQVLESPAGLRVGVQLDAGSGADVDPEILAAVQRAADVFASAGATIVPVAPFMSPAMLAEIDAFWRTRSWADYSALDDQARSQVLPYIARWCSGAKDYDGLATVRHYHRFAEVQQVTRAATEQFDLVLSPVAPMAAFAAEQEMPVNDPDLPMAHISFTLPYNMSGQPAATVNCGFTSDGRTIGLQVSGRTGADDDVLAACAWYETARGDAAPNWSLVQ comes from the coding sequence ATGACGCAGCAGACCCGAGAATCAACGGCAGCCGAGATGGCCGCGGGATACGCCGCCGGGCTCGACCCGCGCGACGTGGCGGAGGGAGTGCTGAGCCGGATCGCCGAGCGCGAACCGGTGCTCAACGCCTTCTACCTGCACGATCCGGAGCAGGTCCGCACCGATGCTGCGGCATCGGCCGCCCGCTGGGCCGCCGGAACGCAGCTCTCGGCGTTCGACGGGGTGCCGGTCACGGTGAAGGAGAACATCCCGCGTGCCGGACACCCGGTCCCCGCCGGCACCGCCATCGCGAACCCGCCGTTGGCAGCGTCAAACGCTCCCATCACCGACCGCCTGCTCGAGGCGGGCCTTCTCATCCTGGGATCCACCACGATGCCGGACTGGGGCATGCTCTCCTCGGGTGTTTCCTCGCTGCACGGCATCTCCCGCAACGCCTGGGACCCGTCGCTGACCACCGGCGGCTCCAGCGCCGGTGCCGGAGCGGCCGCTGCAGCCGGCTACGGCCCGCTGCATGTGGGTACGGACATCGGCGGCTCCATCCGGCTTCCGGGCACCTGGGCCGGGCTGGCAACGCTCAAGCCCAGTGCCGGGCTGGTCCCGCTGCATGCCCCCTACATGGGCCGCGCAGCCGGTCCGCTGACCCGCACTGTCGCCGACGCGCAGGCGCTGATGAGTGTCATCGCCCGCCCCGATGCCCGCGACTACTCAGCCCGTCCCTACCCGGCGATGGACTGGGAGCAGGTGCTTGAATCCCCTGCCGGACTGCGCGTGGGCGTGCAGCTGGATGCCGGTTCCGGCGCCGACGTGGACCCGGAAATCCTGGCCGCGGTGCAGCGTGCGGCCGACGTGTTTGCTTCCGCCGGCGCCACGATCGTTCCGGTGGCACCGTTCATGAGCCCTGCGATGCTGGCGGAGATCGACGCGTTCTGGCGCACCCGCTCCTGGGCCGACTACAGCGCACTGGATGATCAAGCCCGCTCCCAGGTGCTGCCCTACATCGCCCGCTGGTGCTCCGGCGCCAAGGACTACGACGGCCTGGCAACTGTCCGCCATTACCACCGCTTTGCCGAGGTCCAGCAGGTCACCCGCGCTGCCACCGAGCAATTCGACCTGGTGCTTTCGCCGGTCGCCCCGATGGCAGCGTTCGCCGCCGAGCAGGAGATGCCGGTCAACGACCCCGACCTGCCCATGGCGCACATCTCCTTCACCCTGCCCTACAACATGTCGGGCCAGCCGGCGGCGACGGTGAACTGCGGGTTCACCTCAGACGGACGCACCATCGGCCTGCAGGTCTCCGGGCGCACCGGAGCCGATGACGACGTGCTGGCTGCCTGCGCCTGGTACGAGACCGCGCGCGGGGACGCGGCGCCGAACTGGTCGCTGGTTCAGTAA
- a CDS encoding M15 family metallopeptidase, producing MSTMPGPGAFAFSSRVTEWVDLAHTFGNGCPVNPQDLRHVSFSHWTFEGTIGSGTMVVHHLLEPLLETVLGVAFAERFPIHQALPLDDERFRGDDEVSMAANNSSCFNYRLISGTTRPSNHSWGAAVDLNPLQNPYLYADGHWGPSAEIDYTDRTLDLPGMFTAAHPVVRAFIDAGFQWGGNWERPDYHHFEALGLVLGVADSDPTAAHKPRA from the coding sequence ATGAGTACCATGCCCGGCCCCGGAGCCTTCGCCTTTTCCAGCAGGGTCACCGAATGGGTGGACCTGGCCCATACCTTCGGCAACGGCTGCCCGGTCAACCCGCAGGACCTGCGGCACGTCAGCTTCAGCCACTGGACCTTCGAGGGCACCATCGGAAGCGGGACGATGGTCGTGCACCATCTCCTCGAGCCGCTGCTGGAAACCGTGCTGGGCGTGGCCTTCGCCGAACGCTTCCCGATCCATCAGGCGCTGCCGTTGGACGACGAACGCTTCCGCGGCGACGACGAGGTCTCGATGGCGGCGAACAACAGCTCCTGCTTCAACTACCGGCTGATCTCCGGGACCACCCGGCCGTCCAACCATTCCTGGGGTGCCGCGGTGGACCTCAACCCGCTGCAGAATCCGTACCTGTATGCCGATGGCCATTGGGGTCCGTCGGCGGAGATCGACTACACGGACCGCACCCTGGACCTGCCCGGGATGTTCACGGCCGCCCACCCGGTGGTGCGTGCCTTCATCGACGCCGGGTTTCAGTGGGGCGGGAATTGGGAACGGCCCGATTACCACCACTTCGAGGCGCTCGGCCTGGTGCTGGGCGTCGCGGATTCGGATCCCACGGCGGCGCACAAGCCCCGCGCGTAG
- a CDS encoding VOC family protein, translated as MAIARTPTLVIDCPDPTALAAFYGSLLGWEVRGEDDWTEIRPADGSNAISFQQVSGYRAPDWPGQEHPQHMHLDLVVQDLETGQDEVLRRGGRLAADQPGTTFRVFLDPAGHPFCLCLS; from the coding sequence ATGGCCATCGCGCGTACACCCACCCTTGTCATCGACTGCCCGGACCCCACGGCCCTCGCCGCCTTTTACGGATCCCTCTTAGGCTGGGAAGTGAGGGGCGAGGACGACTGGACCGAAATCCGGCCCGCGGACGGCTCGAACGCCATCTCGTTCCAGCAGGTGTCCGGCTATCGGGCACCTGACTGGCCTGGGCAGGAGCATCCGCAGCACATGCACCTGGACCTGGTGGTGCAGGACCTGGAGACGGGGCAGGACGAGGTGCTGCGGCGCGGTGGGCGCTTGGCAGCCGACCAACCCGGAACCACGTTCCGTGTCTTCCTGGACCCGGCGGGCCACCCGTTCTGCCTCTGCCTCAGTTAA
- a CDS encoding SDR family NAD(P)-dependent oxidoreductase yields MVIGSGSGIGRESVLALVAQGATVVCADRNLEAAAETAALAGGPTTAYQLDVTDVEAVTAAAAAYSDLDSLVFTAATNVRKRIADYSMDEFDRVVNLNLRASFSLIRAFAPNMAARGGGSITGFASIRATVVEPGQGVYAASKAGLVQLMKTAAAEFGPQGVRVNAVAPGVVETPLTAQIKANPEWYDAYANKSALGRWSRPEELAGAVVYLTSDAASFVTGSVLTVDGGWTAIDGRFTPPA; encoded by the coding sequence ATGGTCATCGGCTCGGGCTCCGGCATCGGCCGCGAGTCGGTGCTCGCCCTCGTGGCCCAGGGCGCCACCGTGGTGTGCGCCGACAGGAACCTGGAGGCCGCGGCCGAAACCGCGGCACTGGCCGGGGGCCCGACCACGGCCTACCAGCTCGATGTCACCGACGTCGAAGCCGTCACGGCCGCGGCAGCCGCCTATAGCGACCTGGACTCACTGGTCTTCACCGCCGCGACCAACGTGCGCAAGCGCATCGCCGACTACTCGATGGACGAGTTCGACCGCGTGGTGAACCTGAACCTGCGCGCCAGCTTCTCGCTGATCCGCGCGTTCGCCCCGAACATGGCCGCCCGCGGCGGCGGCTCGATCACTGGGTTCGCCTCGATCCGCGCAACGGTCGTGGAACCGGGCCAGGGCGTCTACGCCGCCTCCAAGGCCGGTCTGGTGCAGCTGATGAAGACGGCGGCCGCCGAGTTCGGTCCGCAGGGCGTGCGCGTGAATGCCGTGGCTCCGGGCGTTGTGGAAACTCCGCTGACGGCCCAGATCAAGGCCAACCCGGAGTGGTATGACGCCTACGCGAACAAGAGCGCGCTGGGCCGCTGGTCCCGTCCGGAGGAGCTCGCCGGCGCCGTGGTCTACCTCACCTCGGATGCCGCAAGCTTCGTCACCGGTTCGGTGCTGACTGTCGATGGCGGGTGGACCGCCATCGATGGCCGCTTCACCCCGCCGGCCTGA
- a CDS encoding aldehyde dehydrogenase family protein — protein sequence MSTHSPFPAPLAATLPVGENGVPATSSTDVIFPYDGSVIGQAPFGDAAIAALALDEATAALPAMAAATTGARRAVLSDIHDALAARSAELRELLVLETGKPAVDCGVEMARTLTTWTAAAEEVTRMTGETVPLDLQPLGAGMLGYYTRRPAGVVVGIAGFNYPVLLASHKIAPALAAGCPIILKPSPDTPLATLWMVDLIRGVLAAHGLPRSAVQLVNGGIEVGETLVRDPRAAVVSFTGSAGVGHQIARDAAPRKAVLELGSNTGLIVDADADVDAAVDAVVRGGFYANGQACISVQRVVLHQDIATEFATKLAVRMPEVVVGDPRDAATRVAPVINAASADRINSWIADAMAAGARIVATNAAKDPDATAPGLVNPTVLIDVPRTSPLWCQEIFGPVLCLDTVASMDEAIDLVNDSRYGLQAAVYTRSLANAFEAINRLDVGGVVVNEIPGFRSDIMPYGGVKDSGIGREGPRWAIEEFTITRMAMIRPA from the coding sequence ATGAGCACCCATTCCCCCTTCCCCGCCCCACTGGCGGCCACGCTGCCCGTGGGCGAAAACGGCGTACCGGCCACGTCGAGTACCGACGTTATCTTCCCCTACGACGGATCGGTCATCGGCCAGGCGCCGTTCGGCGATGCAGCCATCGCCGCCCTGGCCCTGGATGAGGCGACCGCCGCGCTTCCCGCCATGGCGGCGGCCACCACAGGCGCCCGCCGCGCCGTGCTCAGCGACATCCACGACGCCCTCGCAGCCCGGAGCGCCGAACTGCGCGAACTGCTGGTGCTGGAAACCGGCAAGCCCGCCGTCGACTGCGGTGTAGAAATGGCCCGCACGCTGACCACCTGGACCGCCGCCGCGGAGGAAGTCACCCGGATGACCGGGGAAACGGTGCCGCTTGACCTGCAGCCACTGGGCGCCGGCATGCTCGGCTACTACACCCGCCGCCCCGCGGGAGTCGTCGTCGGCATCGCCGGCTTCAACTACCCCGTCCTGCTGGCCAGCCACAAGATCGCCCCGGCGTTGGCGGCCGGCTGCCCGATCATCCTCAAGCCCTCCCCCGATACCCCCCTGGCCACGCTGTGGATGGTCGACCTGATCCGCGGCGTGCTGGCGGCCCACGGGCTTCCCCGGTCCGCCGTCCAGCTGGTCAACGGCGGCATCGAGGTCGGCGAGACGCTGGTGCGCGATCCTCGTGCCGCCGTGGTCTCCTTCACCGGTTCGGCCGGCGTCGGGCACCAAATCGCCCGCGATGCGGCACCGCGCAAGGCGGTACTGGAGCTCGGCTCGAACACCGGCCTGATCGTCGATGCCGATGCCGATGTCGACGCCGCCGTCGATGCAGTGGTCCGCGGCGGCTTCTACGCCAACGGCCAGGCCTGCATCTCGGTCCAGCGCGTGGTATTGCACCAGGACATCGCCACCGAGTTCGCCACCAAGCTCGCGGTACGCATGCCCGAGGTCGTCGTCGGCGATCCGCGCGATGCCGCAACCCGCGTCGCCCCGGTCATCAACGCCGCCTCGGCAGACCGGATCAACTCCTGGATCGCCGACGCCATGGCGGCCGGCGCGCGCATCGTCGCCACCAATGCGGCGAAGGATCCGGACGCCACGGCCCCGGGCCTGGTCAACCCGACGGTGCTGATCGACGTGCCGCGCACCTCGCCGCTCTGGTGCCAGGAGATCTTCGGCCCCGTGCTCTGCCTGGATACGGTCGCTTCCATGGACGAGGCCATCGACCTGGTCAACGATTCGCGCTACGGCCTGCAGGCGGCTGTCTACACGCGCTCGCTGGCCAACGCGTTCGAGGCGATCAACCGGCTCGATGTCGGCGGCGTCGTGGTCAACGAGATCCCGGGCTTCCGCTCGGACATCATGCCCTACGGCGGCGTGAAGGACTCGGGGATCGGCCGCGAGGGACCACGCTGGGCCATCGAGGAATTCACCATCACCCGCATGGCCATGATCCGCCCGGCCTAA
- a CDS encoding 3-isopropylmalate dehydrogenase: protein MTGSTSEKRTYSLAVVPGDGIGPEVTGCALAVLDRAQELFGFATEREHIDAGANHYLATGELFAGPIEGRLRGKDAILFGSMGDPSVAPGILERGFILAMRQTFAQAVNLRPVRLYPGVKTPIADLTPERCDMVIVRENTEGAYVGRGSTVHAGTRNAVAIQESINTRAGVERVIEYSFRLAASRRKKLTLCHKTNILVEAGKLWTETMADVAKRYPEVETDYVHVDAMCFHLPISPERFDVVVTDNLFGDIITDLGAVIQGGLGVAASANLNLDGSAPSMFEAIHGSAPDIAGKGFANPAGAVLSLAMCLAHLGEVDAAHAVETAVVSVLGTMEGLSGPAMGGSTDEVGARIVETLEAVVAGTVPLLAGRSVMEGLGAAASH, encoded by the coding sequence ATGACCGGTTCCACGTCGGAAAAGCGCACGTATTCCCTGGCAGTCGTCCCGGGTGACGGCATCGGTCCGGAGGTCACCGGCTGTGCCCTCGCGGTCCTGGACCGGGCTCAGGAGCTCTTCGGCTTCGCCACCGAACGCGAGCACATCGACGCCGGGGCCAATCATTACCTCGCCACCGGCGAGCTGTTTGCCGGTCCCATCGAGGGGCGCCTGCGGGGCAAGGACGCGATCCTCTTCGGCTCCATGGGGGACCCGTCGGTAGCTCCTGGCATCCTCGAGCGCGGCTTCATCCTGGCCATGCGCCAGACCTTCGCGCAGGCGGTGAACCTGCGCCCAGTGCGCCTGTACCCCGGTGTCAAGACGCCGATCGCCGACCTCACCCCCGAACGCTGCGACATGGTCATCGTCCGCGAGAACACCGAGGGTGCCTACGTCGGACGCGGATCCACCGTCCACGCCGGGACCAGGAATGCAGTGGCGATCCAGGAATCGATCAACACCCGTGCCGGCGTCGAGCGCGTCATCGAGTACTCCTTCCGCCTGGCTGCCTCCCGGCGCAAGAAGCTGACGCTCTGCCACAAGACCAACATCCTGGTCGAGGCCGGCAAACTCTGGACCGAGACCATGGCCGATGTCGCCAAGCGCTACCCCGAGGTCGAGACGGACTACGTGCATGTGGACGCCATGTGCTTCCACTTGCCGATTTCCCCCGAGCGCTTCGACGTGGTCGTCACGGACAACCTGTTCGGCGACATCATCACCGACCTGGGCGCCGTCATCCAGGGCGGGCTCGGTGTTGCAGCCAGCGCCAACCTGAACCTGGACGGCAGCGCCCCGAGCATGTTCGAGGCCATCCACGGGTCGGCCCCCGATATCGCTGGGAAGGGCTTCGCGAATCCGGCGGGTGCTGTGCTCTCGTTGGCCATGTGCCTCGCGCACCTCGGTGAGGTCGACGCGGCCCACGCGGTGGAAACGGCGGTGGTGAGCGTGCTGGGCACGATGGAGGGTCTGAGCGGACCGGCCATGGGCGGATCCACCGACGAGGTCGGCGCCCGCATCGTGGAGACCCTTGAGGCGGTTGTTGCCGGAACGGTGCCGCTGCTGGCCGGGCGCTCCGTCATGGAGGGCCTGGGCGCAGCCGCCAGCCACTAA
- the purN gene encoding phosphoribosylglycinamide formyltransferase gives MRIVALVSGTGSNLQAVIDAVADKSLDIDIAAVGADKHGTYGVERSAAAGIDTFVVNFKDFTDRGDWNHALTEKCLSYAPDYVVSSGFMRIVGEEFIGAFDGTYINTHPALLPSFPGAHGVRDALAYGVKVTGCTVHIADAGVDTGPILMQEAVSIVPGDTEESLHERIKVVERRLLIATLAALAAKV, from the coding sequence ATGCGCATCGTAGCCCTCGTTTCAGGTACCGGATCCAATTTGCAGGCAGTCATCGACGCCGTCGCCGACAAGTCGCTGGATATAGATATAGCGGCCGTGGGTGCCGACAAGCACGGCACCTACGGCGTCGAGCGTTCGGCCGCTGCCGGCATCGACACGTTCGTGGTGAACTTCAAGGACTTCACCGATCGTGGCGATTGGAACCACGCGCTGACCGAGAAGTGCCTGTCCTACGCTCCGGACTACGTGGTTTCCAGTGGTTTCATGCGGATCGTCGGCGAGGAGTTCATTGGCGCCTTCGACGGCACCTACATCAACACCCATCCGGCGCTGCTTCCAAGCTTCCCGGGAGCCCATGGCGTCCGCGACGCGCTGGCCTATGGCGTGAAGGTCACCGGATGCACCGTCCATATCGCCGATGCGGGCGTCGACACCGGCCCCATCCTCATGCAGGAGGCGGTCTCGATCGTGCCCGGCGATACCGAGGAATCGCTGCATGAGCGGATCAAGGTCGTCGAACGCCGCCTGCTCATCGCCACGCTGGCAGCGCTGGCCGCCAAGGTCTAG
- a CDS encoding HNH endonuclease has protein sequence MNLPPTDPTPPAGIGTEVTWVSADFVAWEDSITKYMRPAARTIRFREDLPSFGAPVTEGEALARITALEQLKNAASAEQAVLAVALKDLVIARHAALGLDPERRGKDTGSMVALARAESPNKGGRLLGLAAALVTEMPHAHRLMTLGLLGEWKATLLVRETACLSAGDRLKVDEMLCQDPTTLQGVGERKLIALARKMSYALDARAVADRASHAVEDRRVSLRPAPDTMTIFHALLPVRSGVAVYAVLNRQADACKARGDKRSRSQIMADTLVERVTGVTDANAIPVELQLVITDRALFAGDAEPAHLAGYGLIPAAAAREYLRAENQDGTGALAGLRRIYTAPGTGELVALESKRRAFPQGLKQFISIRDQFCRAPYCDAPIQHMDHVEPVARGGATTAENAEGTCARCNYTKEFPGWVVEVVGNERHAVRWTDPSGNSCRSTAPPQPG, from the coding sequence ATGAATCTTCCGCCGACGGACCCGACGCCACCTGCGGGGATCGGCACCGAGGTCACTTGGGTCAGTGCCGACTTCGTGGCCTGGGAAGACTCGATCACCAAGTACATGCGCCCCGCAGCCCGGACCATCCGCTTCCGCGAGGACCTGCCCTCCTTTGGCGCCCCGGTGACCGAGGGAGAGGCATTGGCCCGCATCACCGCCCTTGAGCAGCTGAAGAATGCCGCCAGCGCCGAACAGGCCGTGCTGGCCGTGGCGTTGAAGGACCTGGTCATCGCCCGCCACGCCGCCCTGGGACTGGATCCGGAGAGGCGGGGCAAGGACACCGGTTCCATGGTGGCTCTGGCTCGTGCCGAATCCCCGAACAAGGGTGGAAGGCTCCTGGGCCTTGCCGCCGCGCTCGTCACCGAAATGCCCCATGCTCACCGGCTGATGACGCTGGGCCTGCTCGGGGAGTGGAAGGCGACGCTGCTGGTGCGAGAAACGGCGTGCCTGTCGGCCGGGGACCGGCTGAAGGTCGATGAAATGCTGTGTCAGGATCCGACGACGCTACAGGGCGTGGGAGAGCGCAAGCTGATCGCCCTGGCGCGGAAGATGTCCTACGCACTGGATGCCCGGGCCGTGGCGGATAGGGCATCGCATGCTGTCGAAGACCGGAGGGTTAGCCTGCGTCCGGCCCCGGATACCATGACAATTTTCCACGCACTGCTGCCAGTTCGCTCCGGCGTCGCAGTCTATGCCGTCCTGAACCGACAAGCGGACGCGTGCAAGGCGCGCGGGGACAAGCGCAGCAGGTCCCAGATCATGGCCGACACCCTGGTTGAGCGCGTCACCGGGGTGACGGACGCGAACGCGATTCCAGTGGAACTCCAGCTGGTGATCACCGACCGGGCCCTGTTCGCCGGAGATGCGGAACCGGCGCATTTGGCCGGGTACGGCTTGATTCCGGCCGCGGCTGCCCGGGAATACCTGCGGGCCGAAAACCAGGACGGGACCGGGGCCTTGGCCGGGCTCCGAAGGATCTACACTGCTCCGGGTACGGGTGAACTGGTTGCATTGGAATCCAAACGCAGGGCATTCCCCCAGGGGCTGAAGCAGTTCATCAGCATCCGGGACCAGTTCTGCCGAGCCCCGTATTGCGATGCGCCGATCCAGCACATGGATCATGTCGAACCGGTAGCCCGTGGCGGGGCAACCACGGCGGAAAATGCGGAGGGGACCTGCGCCCGTTGCAACTACACGAAGGAATTCCCCGGCTGGGTTGTTGAGGTGGTTGGTAACGAGCGGCATGCGGTGAGGTGGACGGACCCGTCCGGGAATTCGTGCCGGTCCACCGCGCCACCACAACCCGGCTAG
- a CDS encoding MFS transporter: MNEFRKLPSGEQIVQGLPWKWSVQGTIFIIGGLGFMFDAWDVTLNGVLIPLVAHEWGLERTTAAWLGTANLIGMALGAFVWGTIADRIGRKKAFTWTLLIFSIFTVAGALAPGFGWFVAFRFLAGVGLGGCIPVDYALVGEFTPSKHRGRVLTAMDGWWPVGAALAFFISAAIQTSTDNWRLILAVMVLPAFMVFWIRRGVPESPLFLVRQGRREEAALVIDDLVRRTGAVPTPYTLPEAKDVPKLSAGSWWQQLAAVWRFNWKITLTAWLLFLTILLVYYLALTWMPSILADAGMAQSTAFFMTAIMALMGLLGVGIAAVLVERTGRKWLLAITGPLSALILVIVALTLNAPSLAIGWLLAFGVVVQIAIPVLYTYVSELYPTEFRGSGFGWASTFSRLGAGFGPLLFAWLWPVFGLANLFLVAGALVLGAVVFMAFAAPETKGRQLD, encoded by the coding sequence ATGAACGAGTTCCGAAAGTTGCCTTCGGGCGAACAGATTGTTCAGGGACTACCCTGGAAATGGAGCGTCCAAGGCACAATTTTCATCATCGGCGGGCTGGGCTTCATGTTCGACGCCTGGGACGTGACCCTCAATGGTGTGCTGATCCCGCTCGTTGCCCACGAGTGGGGGCTTGAACGGACCACCGCCGCCTGGTTGGGCACGGCGAACCTCATCGGCATGGCGCTGGGAGCCTTCGTCTGGGGCACCATAGCCGACCGGATCGGGCGCAAGAAGGCGTTCACCTGGACCCTGCTGATCTTTTCGATCTTCACTGTTGCCGGGGCATTGGCTCCGGGCTTCGGGTGGTTTGTGGCATTCCGGTTCTTGGCCGGCGTCGGACTGGGCGGCTGCATACCCGTTGACTACGCGTTGGTTGGTGAATTCACCCCGTCCAAACACCGCGGCAGGGTGCTCACCGCCATGGACGGATGGTGGCCCGTGGGAGCCGCCTTGGCGTTCTTCATTTCCGCGGCGATCCAGACCAGCACGGATAACTGGCGCCTGATCTTGGCTGTCATGGTTTTGCCGGCATTCATGGTCTTCTGGATCCGCCGCGGGGTCCCCGAGTCGCCCTTGTTCCTCGTCCGCCAGGGACGCAGGGAAGAAGCAGCCCTGGTCATCGATGACCTGGTCCGCCGAACCGGTGCTGTTCCCACGCCCTACACGCTGCCCGAAGCCAAGGACGTTCCCAAGCTGTCCGCGGGCTCCTGGTGGCAGCAGCTCGCTGCCGTGTGGCGGTTCAACTGGAAGATCACGCTCACGGCATGGCTTCTGTTCCTGACCATTCTCCTGGTTTACTACCTCGCGTTGACATGGATGCCCAGCATTCTCGCCGATGCCGGAATGGCACAATCCACCGCGTTTTTCATGACGGCGATCATGGCCCTGATGGGGCTGCTCGGCGTGGGAATCGCGGCGGTTCTGGTCGAACGAACCGGACGAAAATGGCTGCTGGCCATCACCGGCCCTCTCTCGGCCCTGATCCTGGTGATCGTTGCGCTGACGCTGAACGCGCCAAGCCTGGCGATCGGCTGGTTGTTGGCGTTCGGTGTCGTCGTGCAAATCGCGATTCCGGTGCTCTATACCTATGTATCGGAACTGTATCCAACAGAATTTCGCGGTTCGGGGTTCGGCTGGGCCTCGACCTTCAGCCGTCTGGGCGCCGGGTTCGGTCCGCTGCTTTTCGCATGGCTGTGGCCGGTCTTCGGGCTGGCAAACTTGTTCCTCGTTGCCGGCGCACTGGTGCTGGGGGCAGTCGTCTTCATGGCCTTCGCAGCACCGGAAACCAAGGGCAGGCAACTGGACTAG
- a CDS encoding DUF4303 domain-containing protein, whose product MGVDWEALEEAIRVSALRQAEEIITHHPDHVFYAIALDGVSAEPSERIELPVLALNSEQALQRDLAVAQARDEAEASVVNDVDEDDEPYADEEPVAEDEEDLEEGGEEDIDTEFEDIGDLDADDEGFYSTKWNPPDWHWCSLELFDESASELWAQALTAVSEKSGWEPTIRRYYQMLISVMESLRKELAVGRNAEMVAYLSDEDHADQILRRCLTQDQLKKHFPELAAGS is encoded by the coding sequence ATGGGAGTAGATTGGGAGGCTCTGGAAGAGGCGATTCGGGTATCGGCTCTGCGCCAGGCAGAAGAGATCATCACACATCACCCGGACCATGTGTTCTATGCGATTGCCTTGGATGGGGTCAGCGCCGAGCCCTCCGAACGCATCGAACTCCCGGTTCTTGCCCTGAACTCGGAGCAGGCCCTTCAACGCGATCTTGCCGTTGCCCAGGCCCGGGACGAGGCCGAGGCCAGCGTCGTGAACGATGTAGACGAGGACGATGAGCCCTACGCCGATGAAGAACCGGTTGCCGAGGATGAAGAGGACCTCGAGGAAGGGGGCGAGGAAGACATCGATACCGAGTTCGAGGACATTGGTGATCTGGACGCCGACGACGAGGGCTTCTACTCGACCAAATGGAATCCTCCGGATTGGCATTGGTGCTCGCTGGAACTCTTTGACGAGTCGGCATCGGAACTCTGGGCCCAGGCCTTGACCGCCGTCTCCGAGAAGTCCGGCTGGGAACCCACCATCAGGCGGTATTACCAGATGCTGATTTCGGTCATGGAATCGCTGCGCAAGGAGTTGGCTGTTGGCCGCAACGCGGAAATGGTTGCCTATCTTTCGGACGAGGACCATGCCGACCAGATCCTGCGCCGATGCCTCACCCAGGACCAGCTCAAGAAGCACTTCCCCGAGTTGGCAGCCGGATCCTAG
- a CDS encoding COG4315 family predicted lipoprotein: MNFHPCGKATRMAAVGLAAAALLTGCSSNGTTTPTTSAPVTTVPGDSGGYGATPGATAPSTAAVDLKTATSSLGPIVVDGNGMSLYFYTKDPKGTATSACTGGCLEIWPVALASGSTPKVDGVTGTVSTIKTPDGKEQLTLNGMPLYSYAQDAKPGDILGQGVGGVWYLASPDGAMIK, encoded by the coding sequence ATGAACTTCCATCCCTGCGGAAAAGCAACACGAATGGCGGCCGTCGGATTGGCCGCTGCGGCGCTGTTAACGGGCTGCTCCAGCAACGGAACCACCACCCCTACCACCAGCGCCCCCGTCACCACCGTCCCCGGGGACAGCGGCGGCTATGGAGCTACCCCCGGGGCGACCGCTCCCAGCACTGCCGCGGTGGACCTGAAGACGGCAACCAGCTCGTTGGGCCCGATCGTCGTCGACGGAAACGGGATGTCGCTGTACTTCTACACGAAGGACCCCAAGGGAACCGCGACCAGCGCTTGCACTGGTGGTTGCCTCGAAATCTGGCCGGTGGCGTTGGCCTCGGGCTCCACGCCGAAGGTCGACGGCGTCACCGGAACGGTATCCACCATCAAGACGCCCGACGGCAAGGAGCAGCTCACGCTCAACGGCATGCCTCTGTACTCCTACGCACAGGACGCCAAGCCCGGTGACATCCTTGGCCAGGGAGTGGGGGGAGTTTGGTATTTGGCTTCACCGGATGGAGCGATGATCAAATAG